From Planococcus halocryophilus, the proteins below share one genomic window:
- a CDS encoding peptidoglycan DD-metalloendopeptidase family protein, with translation MATVRELKAMFSAETKGIRAAFKQIQQEAAKLSGTTKKTTDDVNKHYNSLTQSTDKLKRALEETNNVEAFSELTEASERAQEELRETGKVSEQTMNDMESAVEDAARRFNSLGPDARSSFDVVGRAIEDINGDLISLRDTAGNSLDTLVDAQADAAQGFENLGQSAGRMRDSIQAAGQTDTFSELTEAADRAQREIEETGSVTTDTMQVLRNAVDGSSSHFNSLSTEARSSLSEVENAINWVNDDLARLELSSQNSLNGLSGASQNAQQDLNNVGDEVNELDNELQNLGDDNGLQDVSEDAEELGDALGSLGGAGGVIAGVGGAFVAAAGGILGFVAAGAGVFAFVNSSDELKRAVNGLEASTGATNEEMDVMRQSLIDIHGNNYGEGFEDVATSLGEVRKALGLTGDELEQATTMALLLRDSLGWEVPETMVAVRSMMVNFGYDAETAMNLLVQGEQDGINVAGDLLDVFNEFSGAFNDLGFNGEDAMNMIRSAMDNGAKDASIAADSVNEFATLIRDGSEATKEALTDAGLDANAVLKEFDKGGPAAAAAFQKVTEAVGGIGSQAKQEQVAVSLFGSMAEDAGVQAVLALGDATGKVDIARDALAAMDAVKYDTIGEAIAGVGNRLTSSILIPLQDKIMPGVSNFANNFVSTIGGAIKSIGSLISGGESAKDILKSYGLDPKEFQGVLDAMNLIPHALSRIRSGFTTVGDVAKAVFALFRNQDGTAIELLAGLGLDPPQIQAVMNAVDTVKNAFTGFLSFVGNNVDRMKLLWNSGGSEIFATIKHVFVDSWPVVKEALSAVVLFIGSQIAKILQFWNENGTTIMAAVSNVFNGIMAVINFVMPLVLAIIKTVWGNIKCVISGALDVIMGAVKVFSGLFTGDFAKMWEGLKQMFLGAVTFLWNFVQLTFFGKILGGLKVFILSFRTFFDDLWKGIISLFRGQTTSAMTTIQVAWQTILRETKSIFGKVYSFFKDIFLFIKNVISAAVSGYLRILTTSWSTIFNVTRTTFTKVYDFFRSIFSKMRDFVSGSASGIYNKLRDTWSALRTNTSNAFRDIFNGIKSRFTNIVDLAKSLPRRIGDGIGSMASKVTSGVTKVINKLASTLGKGVNGVIGGINWVLDKIGVDTDIPKWTVPQYAQGTKGNGAHPGGPMIVGDGTGSNRGPEMIETPDGKQALSPSKPTLTTAPKGTKVWSATETKKILKMVPHYAWGDDIKSGLRTAGNWAKDTYNAGKDKVMAVGSKIKDVAVNAFDYIKSPGKFLDLALETLGIEKPKGGDFIGNMAVGGWNKVKEEAIDFVKSKLTTFGASQSGIALTGGSGGGFGAPFRFTSGPGPRNTGIPGASRMHEGWDWAAPIGTPIPSVTDGVGHRVGYHHLSGNFVEVRDASGKVHRYQHNSKNIMRVGQQVKKGQTVALVGNTGVGSGAHLHYQVNGYEDGGIVDGRMGAQLAWLTEGGWSESVISHDPSKKTSQKAIWEKTGRELGFDSGSGIIEWLMKIADTNQDIANVTAEMLYKGIPHGHDIVVNSRTFANAVTDDITKRQELKKAVKNEFKR, from the coding sequence ATGGCAACAGTCAGAGAATTAAAGGCGATGTTCTCCGCAGAAACTAAAGGCATTAGAGCGGCCTTTAAACAGATTCAGCAGGAAGCAGCCAAATTAAGCGGCACCACAAAAAAGACAACCGATGATGTAAACAAGCACTACAACAGCCTAACTCAATCAACGGACAAGCTAAAACGTGCGTTAGAAGAGACAAATAACGTCGAAGCTTTCTCCGAGCTAACAGAAGCCTCTGAACGAGCGCAAGAAGAACTTCGAGAGACAGGCAAAGTTAGTGAGCAAACCATGAATGATATGGAATCTGCTGTAGAGGATGCCGCTCGACGATTCAATTCATTGGGCCCGGATGCTCGCTCCAGCTTCGATGTGGTCGGCCGAGCCATTGAGGATATTAACGGAGACCTCATTTCTTTACGTGATACTGCCGGCAATAGTTTGGATACGTTAGTCGATGCCCAAGCAGACGCTGCGCAAGGATTTGAAAACTTGGGGCAATCAGCAGGACGTATGAGAGATTCTATACAAGCTGCCGGCCAGACAGATACCTTTTCTGAATTAACGGAAGCCGCAGACAGAGCGCAGCGTGAAATTGAAGAAACGGGATCTGTTACTACGGATACGATGCAAGTATTGAGAAATGCTGTCGATGGGTCGAGCTCGCACTTCAATTCCCTTAGCACAGAAGCGCGTTCAAGTTTATCTGAAGTTGAAAATGCGATTAACTGGGTCAATGATGATTTGGCACGCTTGGAGCTGTCTTCACAAAATAGCTTAAATGGATTGAGCGGAGCTTCTCAGAATGCTCAACAGGATTTAAATAATGTTGGCGATGAGGTTAACGAATTAGACAATGAATTACAAAATCTCGGTGACGATAACGGCTTGCAAGACGTGTCAGAAGATGCGGAAGAATTAGGCGATGCTCTTGGTAGCTTAGGTGGTGCTGGAGGGGTAATTGCCGGAGTTGGTGGAGCCTTTGTAGCTGCTGCAGGAGGGATACTTGGATTTGTTGCTGCAGGAGCCGGAGTATTTGCTTTTGTAAACTCCAGTGATGAATTAAAAAGAGCTGTTAACGGGCTTGAAGCTTCCACCGGGGCCACCAATGAAGAAATGGATGTCATGCGTCAATCACTAATAGATATACATGGCAATAATTACGGCGAAGGTTTTGAAGATGTAGCCACTTCATTAGGAGAAGTCAGAAAGGCGTTAGGATTAACTGGAGATGAGTTAGAACAGGCAACAACCATGGCACTTTTATTGCGTGATTCTCTAGGGTGGGAAGTACCCGAAACCATGGTGGCCGTAAGAAGCATGATGGTTAATTTCGGATATGATGCAGAAACGGCCATGAACCTGTTAGTTCAAGGCGAACAGGACGGAATAAACGTTGCTGGTGATTTATTGGATGTCTTCAATGAATTTTCAGGAGCATTTAATGATCTTGGCTTCAATGGCGAAGATGCAATGAATATGATTCGTAGTGCCATGGACAATGGAGCAAAGGACGCAAGTATTGCAGCTGATTCAGTAAATGAATTTGCTACATTGATTCGTGATGGATCTGAAGCAACAAAAGAAGCATTAACTGATGCAGGGTTAGATGCTAATGCGGTTCTAAAGGAATTTGATAAAGGTGGTCCAGCAGCGGCTGCGGCTTTCCAAAAAGTTACTGAAGCTGTAGGCGGTATTGGTAGCCAAGCCAAGCAAGAGCAAGTGGCGGTATCGTTATTCGGTTCAATGGCTGAAGATGCCGGCGTACAAGCTGTCTTGGCATTAGGTGATGCTACTGGCAAAGTAGATATAGCTAGAGATGCTTTAGCTGCAATGGATGCAGTCAAGTACGACACTATAGGAGAGGCAATTGCGGGAGTTGGCAATAGACTTACGTCTAGTATTTTAATCCCTTTGCAAGACAAAATAATGCCAGGCGTAAGTAATTTTGCAAATAATTTCGTATCTACAATTGGTGGAGCAATAAAATCTATTGGTTCATTAATAAGCGGAGGCGAGTCAGCAAAAGATATTTTAAAAAGTTATGGTCTTGATCCGAAAGAATTCCAAGGTGTCCTTGATGCCATGAACCTGATTCCTCACGCTTTATCTCGTATACGAAGTGGATTCACAACTGTTGGAGACGTAGCGAAAGCGGTATTCGCTTTATTCCGCAACCAAGATGGTACAGCGATTGAATTGCTGGCAGGACTCGGTCTAGATCCACCACAGATACAGGCAGTCATGAATGCGGTGGACACGGTGAAGAACGCTTTCACTGGATTCCTTTCGTTCGTTGGGAACAATGTTGACCGAATGAAGTTGCTATGGAACTCGGGTGGCTCTGAAATATTTGCAACAATTAAGCACGTCTTTGTAGATTCGTGGCCGGTTGTAAAAGAAGCACTATCGGCTGTGGTTTTATTTATAGGTTCGCAGATTGCTAAAATTCTTCAATTCTGGAATGAAAATGGCACAACCATTATGGCAGCTGTTTCAAATGTTTTCAATGGCATCATGGCAGTAATCAATTTTGTCATGCCGCTTGTACTAGCGATTATCAAAACGGTATGGGGTAATATCAAATGCGTTATATCGGGCGCACTCGATGTCATTATGGGAGCGGTCAAAGTTTTCTCCGGACTTTTCACTGGTGACTTCGCGAAAATGTGGGAAGGACTCAAGCAAATGTTCCTCGGAGCGGTCACGTTCTTATGGAATTTTGTGCAGCTAACCTTCTTCGGGAAAATCCTTGGAGGGCTTAAAGTTTTCATTTTGAGCTTCCGTACGTTCTTCGACGATTTATGGAAAGGCATAATTTCGCTATTTAGAGGGCAAACAACTTCGGCTATGACCACAATCCAAGTGGCATGGCAAACAATTTTGCGCGAAACGAAGTCAATCTTCGGAAAAGTGTATTCGTTCTTTAAGGATATTTTTCTGTTTATAAAAAATGTCATAAGTGCAGCGGTTTCTGGTTATCTCAGAATTTTAACCACTTCTTGGTCGACCATTTTTAACGTAACTCGAACAACCTTTACCAAAGTGTATGATTTTTTTAGGTCCATCTTTTCCAAAATGCGTGATTTCGTGTCAGGTTCAGCTTCCGGAATTTATAACAAACTCCGCGATACTTGGTCAGCTTTACGCACGAATACGTCGAATGCCTTCCGCGATATTTTCAACGGCATCAAGTCTCGGTTTACGAACATTGTAGATCTGGCGAAATCTTTGCCACGGCGTATCGGTGACGGCATCGGATCAATGGCTTCGAAAGTAACTTCAGGGGTCACAAAAGTCATTAACAAACTGGCTTCAACACTTGGAAAAGGCGTAAATGGTGTCATCGGCGGGATCAACTGGGTGCTCGACAAAATCGGCGTAGATACAGACATTCCGAAATGGACAGTTCCGCAATATGCACAAGGGACTAAAGGCAATGGAGCTCATCCAGGCGGTCCTATGATTGTCGGAGACGGGACAGGCAGCAACAGAGGGCCAGAAATGATTGAGACTCCCGACGGCAAACAAGCACTGTCTCCATCTAAACCAACATTGACAACAGCACCAAAAGGAACAAAGGTCTGGTCAGCAACGGAAACGAAAAAGATATTGAAGATGGTTCCACATTACGCTTGGGGCGACGATATCAAGTCTGGACTCCGCACCGCTGGGAACTGGGCAAAAGATACGTACAACGCCGGAAAAGATAAAGTTATGGCTGTTGGCTCTAAAATCAAAGATGTAGCAGTCAATGCTTTTGACTACATCAAGTCCCCTGGCAAGTTCTTGGACTTGGCACTCGAAACGCTAGGCATCGAGAAACCAAAAGGCGGCGACTTTATCGGCAACATGGCTGTCGGTGGTTGGAACAAAGTAAAAGAAGAAGCGATTGATTTCGTGAAGTCGAAACTCACGACATTCGGCGCTTCTCAGAGTGGCATTGCTTTGACAGGTGGCAGCGGCGGTGGTTTTGGTGCACCATTCCGATTTACCTCGGGACCTGGACCACGTAACACAGGTATTCCAGGCGCATCCAGAATGCACGAAGGATGGGACTGGGCAGCACCAATCGGAACGCCAATTCCTTCTGTCACAGACGGCGTAGGGCATCGCGTAGGCTATCATCATCTCAGCGGTAACTTCGTTGAGGTACGCGACGCTTCTGGGAAAGTTCACCGCTATCAGCACAACAGCAAGAACATTATGCGCGTTGGGCAGCAGGTTAAAAAAGGGCAGACAGTCGCGCTTGTCGGGAACACCGGCGTAGGCTCTGGCGCTCACCTTCATTATCAAGTCAACGGCTATGAAGATGGCGGCATTGTCGATGGACGTATGGGCGCACAACTGGCTTGGCTTACAGAAGGCGGTTGGTCTGAATCAGTTATCAGCCACGATCCATCGAAGAAGACGAGCCAGAAAGCGATTTGGGAAAAGACAGGTCGAGAGCTTGGATTTGATTCCGGAAGCGGCATTATTGAATGGCTAATGAAGATTGCAGATACTAATCAAGATATCGCAAATGTGACTGCGGAAATGCTGTATAAAGGGATACCACATGGACATGATATTGTGGTGAACTCAAGAACTTTCGCCAATGCAGTCACTGATGACATCACAAAGAGACAAGAGTTGAAAAAAGCAGTGAAAAATGAGTTTAAACGTTAG
- a CDS encoding HK97 gp10 family phage protein gives MNFSFNLDGLAAFEKSLKDMEKDFKRNAQAGMVEYSTLAEEGSKSLAPRDSGDLETSIQSQPVAWKGDVIEGSVGSNLSYALRRHEAPERLEERDKYDNGIREADYYKDGKGRRTRQKATWRGQMPGRKYIERAVVATEEEFEQIMAEALEKTLGGN, from the coding sequence TTGAATTTCAGCTTTAACTTAGATGGCTTGGCAGCCTTTGAAAAAAGCCTGAAAGACATGGAGAAAGATTTTAAGCGTAATGCTCAGGCAGGAATGGTTGAATACTCCACATTGGCAGAAGAAGGCTCGAAATCTTTGGCGCCACGAGATAGCGGCGACCTGGAAACTTCCATTCAATCGCAACCGGTTGCTTGGAAAGGTGATGTGATTGAGGGCAGTGTAGGTTCTAATCTCAGTTACGCTTTGCGCCGCCACGAAGCTCCTGAAAGACTGGAAGAACGTGATAAATACGACAACGGGATAAGAGAAGCGGACTACTATAAGGACGGCAAAGGGCGAAGAACGAGGCAAAAGGCAACGTGGCGCGGTCAGATGCCCGGACGTAAATACATTGAACGAGCTGTCGTAGCCACCGAAGAAGAGTTCGAACAGATCATGGCCGAAGCACTCGAAAAAACATTAGGAGGGAATTAA